From a single Intestinibaculum porci genomic region:
- a CDS encoding IS66 family transposase, translating into MDSLGTLSVKYDKACKKIGDLKTRLYDCNEELKSKKQKLEYRDNRIAKLKQLCLEKDEMIRNLNDEINRLKDKIEYLNAISNHDSTTVGIPTASTPIGKAKYNSSINSREPTDRKIGGQPGHSKSELGIPDDIDEEIEYVADDATECPKCGSHELVFTGKTKAVYEKTISIKPINLKKVFYQYKCGSCGTTFFLGLKPNERSACHYGTAVQAVGLSLMNTCNVPINKVKTFFEGITNGEISPSEGYLAKLPMIASKKLSEFRIVLKNLMLQRTLVYWDDTVININTKKGCLRFYGDETLSYYTAHEKKDLEGIEEDKVLTLLTEEQKTMHDHNKVNYNAKFKFGNLECNQHLQRDLKKIAIDTKHDELMELKDLISDTIHKRKEAINKGETRFSDEFIENFNKKVNDILNRAEKRNKKDYDAYFGRSEKTLIKRIRDYYDNYFAWVNDFTLPTTNNCAERGLRVVKSHMRSSGQFQNIQNAQYYADAKTYIETCRKNGINEIYAMIRLYEGDPITVKEIFSGEDLS; encoded by the coding sequence ATGGATTCTTTAGGAACACTATCAGTAAAATATGATAAAGCATGCAAAAAGATTGGTGACCTTAAAACAAGACTTTACGATTGTAATGAAGAACTGAAATCCAAAAAACAGAAGCTTGAATACAGGGATAACAGAATCGCAAAATTAAAGCAGCTTTGTCTTGAAAAAGATGAAATGATTAGAAATCTTAATGATGAAATTAACAGACTGAAAGACAAGATTGAATATCTTAATGCCATAAGCAATCATGACTCAACTACCGTTGGTATTCCTACTGCGTCTACTCCTATAGGAAAAGCAAAATATAACTCAAGCATCAATTCCAGAGAGCCTACTGACAGAAAAATTGGAGGTCAGCCAGGACATTCTAAAAGTGAACTCGGTATTCCTGATGATATTGACGAAGAAATTGAATATGTGGCAGATGATGCAACTGAGTGTCCGAAATGTGGTTCTCATGAACTTGTTTTCACCGGCAAAACTAAAGCTGTATATGAGAAAACTATTAGCATCAAGCCTATAAACCTCAAAAAGGTTTTCTATCAATACAAATGCGGAAGCTGCGGGACTACATTTTTTCTTGGCCTGAAGCCTAATGAAAGATCAGCCTGTCACTATGGGACGGCAGTACAGGCCGTTGGCTTATCGCTAATGAATACCTGCAATGTTCCTATTAACAAGGTTAAAACCTTTTTTGAGGGGATCACAAACGGAGAAATAAGTCCGTCAGAAGGCTACCTTGCAAAACTTCCTATGATTGCATCAAAAAAGTTATCTGAGTTCCGTATAGTTTTAAAGAATCTAATGCTCCAAAGAACTCTCGTATATTGGGATGACACTGTTATCAATATTAATACAAAGAAAGGCTGCCTGCGCTTTTACGGAGATGAAACACTCTCATATTATACGGCTCATGAGAAGAAAGATCTTGAAGGGATTGAAGAAGACAAAGTCCTAACACTACTCACTGAAGAGCAAAAAACGATGCATGATCACAATAAAGTGAACTATAACGCTAAATTCAAGTTTGGCAACCTTGAATGCAATCAGCACCTTCAGCGTGACCTCAAAAAAATCGCTATTGATACAAAACATGATGAGCTTATGGAACTGAAAGATCTTATTTCCGATACCATCCACAAACGCAAAGAAGCCATAAACAAGGGAGAGACTCGCTTTAGTGATGAATTTATTGAAAACTTTAACAAAAAAGTTAATGATATACTCAACCGAGCGGAAAAGAGAAACAAAAAAGATTATGATGCATACTTTGGAAGATCCGAGAAGACGCTAATTAAGCGTATACGTGATTATTATGATAATTACTTTGCTTGGGTAAATGATTTCACTCTTCCGACAACCAATAATTGCGCAGAACGCGGACTTAGAGTCGTAAAAAGCCATATGCGATCATCAGGACAGTTCCAAAATATTCAAAACGCTCAGTATTACGCAGATGCCAAAACGTATATAGAAACCTGCAGGAAAAACGGAATAAATGAGATCTATGCAATGATACGACTTTATGAAGGTGATCCAATAACGGTAAAAGAAATATTCTCAGGGGAAGATCTCTCCTGA
- a CDS encoding IS66 family transposase, producing the protein MDSLGTLSVKYDKACKKIGDLKTRLYDCNEELKSKKQKLEYRDNKIAKLKQLCLEKDEMIRNLNNEISRLKDKIEYLNAISNHDSTTVGIPTASTPIGKAKYNSSINSREPTDRKIGGQPGHSKSELSIPDDIDEEIEYVADDATECPKCGSHELVFTGKTKAVYEKTISIKPINLKKVFYQYKCGSCGTTFFLGLKPNERSTCHYGTAVQAVGLSLMNTCNVPINKVKTFFEGITNGEISPSEGYLAKLPMIASKKLSEFRIVLKNLMLQRTLVYWDDTVININTKKGCLRFYGDETLSYYTAHEKKDLEGIEEDKVLTLLTEEQKTMHDHNKVNYNAKFKFGNLECNQHLQRDLKKIAIDTKHDELLELKDLISDTIHKRKEAINKGETRFSDEFIEDFNKKVNDILNRAEKRNKKDYDAYFGRSEKTLIKRIRDYYDNYFAWVSDFTLPTTNNLSERGLRVVKSHMRSSGQFQNIQNAQYYADAKTYIETCRKNGINEIYAMIRLYEGDPITVKEIFSGEALS; encoded by the coding sequence ATGGATTCTTTAGGAACACTATCAGTAAAATATGATAAAGCATGCAAAAAGATTGGTGACCTTAAAACAAGACTTTACGATTGTAATGAAGAACTGAAATCCAAAAAACAGAAGCTTGAATACAGGGATAACAAAATTGCAAAATTAAAGCAGCTTTGTCTTGAAAAAGATGAAATGATTAGAAATCTTAATAATGAAATTAGCAGACTGAAAGACAAGATTGAATATCTTAATGCCATAAGCAATCATGACTCAACTACTGTTGGTATTCCTACTGCGTCTACTCCTATAGGAAAAGCAAAATATAACTCAAGCATCAATTCCAGAGAGCCTACTGACAGAAAAATCGGAGGTCAGCCAGGACATTCTAAAAGTGAACTCAGTATTCCTGATGATATTGACGAAGAAATTGAATATGTGGCAGATGATGCAACTGAGTGTCCGAAATGTGGTTCTCATGAACTTGTTTTCACCGGCAAAACTAAAGCTGTATATGAGAAAACTATTAGCATCAAGCCTATAAACCTCAAAAAGGTTTTCTATCAATACAAATGCGGAAGCTGCGGGACTACATTTTTTCTTGGCCTGAAGCCTAATGAAAGATCAACCTGTCACTATGGGACGGCAGTACAGGCCGTTGGCTTATCGCTAATGAATACCTGCAATGTTCCTATTAACAAGGTTAAAACCTTTTTTGAGGGGATCACAAACGGAGAAATAAGTCCGTCAGAAGGCTACCTTGCAAAACTTCCTATGATTGCATCAAAAAAGTTATCTGAGTTCCGTATAGTTTTAAAGAATCTAATGCTCCAAAGAACTCTCGTATATTGGGATGACACTGTTATCAATATTAATACAAAGAAAGGCTGCCTGCGCTTTTACGGAGATGAAACACTCTCATATTATACGGCTCATGAGAAGAAAGATCTTGAAGGGATTGAAGAAGACAAAGTCCTAACACTACTCACTGAAGAGCAAAAAACGATGCATGATCACAATAAAGTGAACTATAACGCGAAATTCAAGTTTGGCAACCTTGAATGCAATCAGCACCTTCAGCGTGACCTCAAAAAAATCGCTATTGATACAAAACATGATGAGCTTTTGGAACTGAAAGATCTTATTTCCGATACCATCCACAAACGCAAAGAAGCCATAAACAAGGGAGAGACTCGCTTTAGTGATGAATTTATTGAAGACTTTAACAAAAAAGTTAATGATATTCTCAACCGAGCAGAAAAGAGAAACAAAAAAGATTATGATGCATACTTTGGAAGATCCGAGAAGACGCTAATTAAGCGTATACGTGATTATTATGATAATTACTTTGCTTGGGTAAGTGATTTCACTCTTCCGACAACCAATAACCTGAGCGAACGCGGACTTAGAGTCGTAAAAAGCCATATGCGATCATCAGGACAGTTCCAAAATATTCAAAACGCTCAGTATTACGCAGATGCCAAAACGTATATAGAAACCTGCAGGAAAAACGGAATAAATGAGATCTATGCAATGATTCGACTTTATGAAGGTGATCCAATAACGGTAAAAGAAATATTCTCAGGGGAAGCTCTCTCCTGA